A genomic segment from Sciurus carolinensis chromosome 1, mSciCar1.2, whole genome shotgun sequence encodes:
- the LOC124967595 gene encoding monocarboxylate transporter 1-like isoform X1, giving the protein MSSSNEGPVGYTPPDGGWGWAVVVGAFISIGFSCAFGKAISVFYKEIEGIFDASTSEVSWISSIMFAVMYGGGPISSVLVNKYGSRPIMIAGGCLSGCGLMAASFSNTVQELYLCIGVIGGLGLAFNLNPALTMISKYFYKKRPLANGLAMAGSPVLLAVLAPLNQTLFDVFGCKGSFLILGGLLLNCCVAGALMRPLGPEPTQAEKVKGKDSLQEIGKSNAKKVADDAGKFNDGNDKEKKRSVFQIVNQFLDLSLFTHRGFILYLSGNVIMAFGLAAPLVFLSSYAKSQHYASEKAAFLLSILSFVDIIARPSMGLVANTKWIRPRIQYFFAASLFANGVCHMVLPFSTSYIGFCVYAGFLGFAFGWLSSLLFETLMDLVGPQRFSSAMGLVTIVECCPVLLGPPLLGRLNDIYGDYKYTYWSCGAILIIAGVFLFIGMGINYRLVAKEEKAEEKQKKEDKEEEPREVTT; this is encoded by the exons ATGTCATCGTCAAATGAAGGTCCCGTTGGATATACCCCCCCAGATggaggctgggggtgggcagTGGTTGTTGGTGCTTTCATTTCTATCGGCTTCTCTTGTGCATTTGGCAAAgctatttctgtattttacaaagaaattgaaggtatATTTGATGCCAGCACCAGTGAAGTGTCGTGGATATCCTCCATCATGTTTGCTGTCATGTATGGGGGCG GTCCCATCAGCAGTGTCCTGGTGAATAAATATGGCAGTCGTCCCATCATGATTGCTGGTGGCTGCTTGTCTGGCTGTGGCTTGATGGCAGCTTCTTTCTCTAACACCGTACAGGAACTTTACTTATGTATTGGAGTTATTGGAG GTCTTGGACTTGCTTTCAACTTGAATCCGGCTCTGACCATGATTAGCAAGTATTTCTATAAGAAGCGACCATTGGCCAATGGACTGGCTATGGCAGGCAGCCCTGTGCTCCTTGCAGTCCTGGCCCCCCTCAATCAGACTCTCTTTGATGTCTTTGGTTGTAAAGGAAGCTTCCTGATTCTTGGAGGCCTCCTACTAAACTGCTGTGTAGCTGGAGCCCTGATGCGACCTCTAGGACCCGAACCAACACAGGCAGAGAAAGTTAAGGGTAAAGATTCCCTTCAGGAAATTGGAAAATCTAATGCAAAAAAAGTTGCAGATGATGCAGGAAAATTTAATGATGGGAatgataaagagaagaaaagatcaGTCTTCCAAATAGTTAACCAGTTCCTGGACTTGTCCCTGTTTACCCACAGAGGCTTCATTCTGTACCTTTCTGGAAATGTGATAATGGCCTTTGGACTGGCTGCACCTTTAGTCTTTCTTAGTAGTTATGCCAAGAGTCAACATTACGCTAGTGAGAAGGCTGCCTTCCTACTCTCCATATTGTCTTTTGTCGATATTATAGCCAGACCTTCCATGGGACTGGTAGCCAACACAAAGTGGATAAGACCTCGAATCCAGTATTTCTTTGCTGCTTCTCTTTTTGCAAATGGAGTGTGTCATATGGTACTGCCTTTTTCTACCAGCTACATTGGGTTCTGTGTGTATGCGGGATTCTTAGGATTTGCCTTTGGGTGGCTCAGCTCCTTATTGTTTGAAACTTTGATGGACCTTGTTGGACCGCAGAGGTTCTCCAGTGCCATGGGATTGGTGACCATTGTGGAATGCTGTCCTGTCCTCCTGGGGCCACCACTGTTAG GTCGTCTCAATGACATATATGGAGACTACAAATATACATACTGGTCATGTGGTGCAATCCTAATTATTGCCGGTGTTTTTCTCTTCATTGGTATGGGCATCAATTATCGACTTGTggcaaaagaagagaaagcagaagagaagcaaaaaaaggaagataaagagGAGGAGCCCAGAGAAGTTACTACATAG
- the LOC124967595 gene encoding monocarboxylate transporter 1-like isoform X2 — protein MSSSNEGPVGYTPPDGGWGWAVVVGAFISIGFSCAFGKAISVFYKEIEGIFDASTSEVSWISSIMFAVMYGGGLGLAFNLNPALTMISKYFYKKRPLANGLAMAGSPVLLAVLAPLNQTLFDVFGCKGSFLILGGLLLNCCVAGALMRPLGPEPTQAEKVKGKDSLQEIGKSNAKKVADDAGKFNDGNDKEKKRSVFQIVNQFLDLSLFTHRGFILYLSGNVIMAFGLAAPLVFLSSYAKSQHYASEKAAFLLSILSFVDIIARPSMGLVANTKWIRPRIQYFFAASLFANGVCHMVLPFSTSYIGFCVYAGFLGFAFGWLSSLLFETLMDLVGPQRFSSAMGLVTIVECCPVLLGPPLLGRLNDIYGDYKYTYWSCGAILIIAGVFLFIGMGINYRLVAKEEKAEEKQKKEDKEEEPREVTT, from the exons ATGTCATCGTCAAATGAAGGTCCCGTTGGATATACCCCCCCAGATggaggctgggggtgggcagTGGTTGTTGGTGCTTTCATTTCTATCGGCTTCTCTTGTGCATTTGGCAAAgctatttctgtattttacaaagaaattgaaggtatATTTGATGCCAGCACCAGTGAAGTGTCGTGGATATCCTCCATCATGTTTGCTGTCATGTATGGGGGCG GTCTTGGACTTGCTTTCAACTTGAATCCGGCTCTGACCATGATTAGCAAGTATTTCTATAAGAAGCGACCATTGGCCAATGGACTGGCTATGGCAGGCAGCCCTGTGCTCCTTGCAGTCCTGGCCCCCCTCAATCAGACTCTCTTTGATGTCTTTGGTTGTAAAGGAAGCTTCCTGATTCTTGGAGGCCTCCTACTAAACTGCTGTGTAGCTGGAGCCCTGATGCGACCTCTAGGACCCGAACCAACACAGGCAGAGAAAGTTAAGGGTAAAGATTCCCTTCAGGAAATTGGAAAATCTAATGCAAAAAAAGTTGCAGATGATGCAGGAAAATTTAATGATGGGAatgataaagagaagaaaagatcaGTCTTCCAAATAGTTAACCAGTTCCTGGACTTGTCCCTGTTTACCCACAGAGGCTTCATTCTGTACCTTTCTGGAAATGTGATAATGGCCTTTGGACTGGCTGCACCTTTAGTCTTTCTTAGTAGTTATGCCAAGAGTCAACATTACGCTAGTGAGAAGGCTGCCTTCCTACTCTCCATATTGTCTTTTGTCGATATTATAGCCAGACCTTCCATGGGACTGGTAGCCAACACAAAGTGGATAAGACCTCGAATCCAGTATTTCTTTGCTGCTTCTCTTTTTGCAAATGGAGTGTGTCATATGGTACTGCCTTTTTCTACCAGCTACATTGGGTTCTGTGTGTATGCGGGATTCTTAGGATTTGCCTTTGGGTGGCTCAGCTCCTTATTGTTTGAAACTTTGATGGACCTTGTTGGACCGCAGAGGTTCTCCAGTGCCATGGGATTGGTGACCATTGTGGAATGCTGTCCTGTCCTCCTGGGGCCACCACTGTTAG GTCGTCTCAATGACATATATGGAGACTACAAATATACATACTGGTCATGTGGTGCAATCCTAATTATTGCCGGTGTTTTTCTCTTCATTGGTATGGGCATCAATTATCGACTTGTggcaaaagaagagaaagcagaagagaagcaaaaaaaggaagataaagagGAGGAGCCCAGAGAAGTTACTACATAG
- the LOC124967595 gene encoding monocarboxylate transporter 1-like isoform X3, producing MLKKSSDGPISSVLVNKYGSRPIMIAGGCLSGCGLMAASFSNTVQELYLCIGVIGGLGLAFNLNPALTMISKYFYKKRPLANGLAMAGSPVLLAVLAPLNQTLFDVFGCKGSFLILGGLLLNCCVAGALMRPLGPEPTQAEKVKGKDSLQEIGKSNAKKVADDAGKFNDGNDKEKKRSVFQIVNQFLDLSLFTHRGFILYLSGNVIMAFGLAAPLVFLSSYAKSQHYASEKAAFLLSILSFVDIIARPSMGLVANTKWIRPRIQYFFAASLFANGVCHMVLPFSTSYIGFCVYAGFLGFAFGWLSSLLFETLMDLVGPQRFSSAMGLVTIVECCPVLLGPPLLGRLNDIYGDYKYTYWSCGAILIIAGVFLFIGMGINYRLVAKEEKAEEKQKKEDKEEEPREVTT from the exons ATGCTGAAGAAAAGTAGTGATG GTCCCATCAGCAGTGTCCTGGTGAATAAATATGGCAGTCGTCCCATCATGATTGCTGGTGGCTGCTTGTCTGGCTGTGGCTTGATGGCAGCTTCTTTCTCTAACACCGTACAGGAACTTTACTTATGTATTGGAGTTATTGGAG GTCTTGGACTTGCTTTCAACTTGAATCCGGCTCTGACCATGATTAGCAAGTATTTCTATAAGAAGCGACCATTGGCCAATGGACTGGCTATGGCAGGCAGCCCTGTGCTCCTTGCAGTCCTGGCCCCCCTCAATCAGACTCTCTTTGATGTCTTTGGTTGTAAAGGAAGCTTCCTGATTCTTGGAGGCCTCCTACTAAACTGCTGTGTAGCTGGAGCCCTGATGCGACCTCTAGGACCCGAACCAACACAGGCAGAGAAAGTTAAGGGTAAAGATTCCCTTCAGGAAATTGGAAAATCTAATGCAAAAAAAGTTGCAGATGATGCAGGAAAATTTAATGATGGGAatgataaagagaagaaaagatcaGTCTTCCAAATAGTTAACCAGTTCCTGGACTTGTCCCTGTTTACCCACAGAGGCTTCATTCTGTACCTTTCTGGAAATGTGATAATGGCCTTTGGACTGGCTGCACCTTTAGTCTTTCTTAGTAGTTATGCCAAGAGTCAACATTACGCTAGTGAGAAGGCTGCCTTCCTACTCTCCATATTGTCTTTTGTCGATATTATAGCCAGACCTTCCATGGGACTGGTAGCCAACACAAAGTGGATAAGACCTCGAATCCAGTATTTCTTTGCTGCTTCTCTTTTTGCAAATGGAGTGTGTCATATGGTACTGCCTTTTTCTACCAGCTACATTGGGTTCTGTGTGTATGCGGGATTCTTAGGATTTGCCTTTGGGTGGCTCAGCTCCTTATTGTTTGAAACTTTGATGGACCTTGTTGGACCGCAGAGGTTCTCCAGTGCCATGGGATTGGTGACCATTGTGGAATGCTGTCCTGTCCTCCTGGGGCCACCACTGTTAG GTCGTCTCAATGACATATATGGAGACTACAAATATACATACTGGTCATGTGGTGCAATCCTAATTATTGCCGGTGTTTTTCTCTTCATTGGTATGGGCATCAATTATCGACTTGTggcaaaagaagagaaagcagaagagaagcaaaaaaaggaagataaagagGAGGAGCCCAGAGAAGTTACTACATAG
- the LOC124967595 gene encoding monocarboxylate transporter 1-like isoform X4, with translation MIAGGCLSGCGLMAASFSNTVQELYLCIGVIGGLGLAFNLNPALTMISKYFYKKRPLANGLAMAGSPVLLAVLAPLNQTLFDVFGCKGSFLILGGLLLNCCVAGALMRPLGPEPTQAEKVKGKDSLQEIGKSNAKKVADDAGKFNDGNDKEKKRSVFQIVNQFLDLSLFTHRGFILYLSGNVIMAFGLAAPLVFLSSYAKSQHYASEKAAFLLSILSFVDIIARPSMGLVANTKWIRPRIQYFFAASLFANGVCHMVLPFSTSYIGFCVYAGFLGFAFGWLSSLLFETLMDLVGPQRFSSAMGLVTIVECCPVLLGPPLLGRLNDIYGDYKYTYWSCGAILIIAGVFLFIGMGINYRLVAKEEKAEEKQKKEDKEEEPREVTT, from the exons ATGATTGCTGGTGGCTGCTTGTCTGGCTGTGGCTTGATGGCAGCTTCTTTCTCTAACACCGTACAGGAACTTTACTTATGTATTGGAGTTATTGGAG GTCTTGGACTTGCTTTCAACTTGAATCCGGCTCTGACCATGATTAGCAAGTATTTCTATAAGAAGCGACCATTGGCCAATGGACTGGCTATGGCAGGCAGCCCTGTGCTCCTTGCAGTCCTGGCCCCCCTCAATCAGACTCTCTTTGATGTCTTTGGTTGTAAAGGAAGCTTCCTGATTCTTGGAGGCCTCCTACTAAACTGCTGTGTAGCTGGAGCCCTGATGCGACCTCTAGGACCCGAACCAACACAGGCAGAGAAAGTTAAGGGTAAAGATTCCCTTCAGGAAATTGGAAAATCTAATGCAAAAAAAGTTGCAGATGATGCAGGAAAATTTAATGATGGGAatgataaagagaagaaaagatcaGTCTTCCAAATAGTTAACCAGTTCCTGGACTTGTCCCTGTTTACCCACAGAGGCTTCATTCTGTACCTTTCTGGAAATGTGATAATGGCCTTTGGACTGGCTGCACCTTTAGTCTTTCTTAGTAGTTATGCCAAGAGTCAACATTACGCTAGTGAGAAGGCTGCCTTCCTACTCTCCATATTGTCTTTTGTCGATATTATAGCCAGACCTTCCATGGGACTGGTAGCCAACACAAAGTGGATAAGACCTCGAATCCAGTATTTCTTTGCTGCTTCTCTTTTTGCAAATGGAGTGTGTCATATGGTACTGCCTTTTTCTACCAGCTACATTGGGTTCTGTGTGTATGCGGGATTCTTAGGATTTGCCTTTGGGTGGCTCAGCTCCTTATTGTTTGAAACTTTGATGGACCTTGTTGGACCGCAGAGGTTCTCCAGTGCCATGGGATTGGTGACCATTGTGGAATGCTGTCCTGTCCTCCTGGGGCCACCACTGTTAG GTCGTCTCAATGACATATATGGAGACTACAAATATACATACTGGTCATGTGGTGCAATCCTAATTATTGCCGGTGTTTTTCTCTTCATTGGTATGGGCATCAATTATCGACTTGTggcaaaagaagagaaagcagaagagaagcaaaaaaaggaagataaagagGAGGAGCCCAGAGAAGTTACTACATAG